Genomic DNA from Deltaproteobacteria bacterium:
AAATCCAAGCCACACGCTTTCGCCTTTTCCGTGTTCGCCCACAAGGTTCATGCCGTCGTTCCAGTCGCCGGAACCGATGAGCGGCAAACCGTGCAGGCCGAATTTAAGGCCGTAAACTATGGCCCGGACACAGTGTTCGTATAGGCTCGCCGATTCTTCGGAATGTCCCGGCAGATCGTAATAGGAGTCTTCGTCCGCGTTTAAAAGGCGTCCCTGAATGAAGTGTACGGATTTCTCCAGAACACCGGTGTCGCCGGTGGCCCTTACGTAACGACAGACCGCGAGCGGCAGCCAGAGATAATCGTCCGAACAGTGGGTGCGCACTCCCCTTCCCGTTGGAGGATGCCACCAGTGCTCCACGTCGCCCTCGGTAAATTGGCGGGACGCGCACAAGAGAAGATGCTCGCGCACCAGATGGGGCCTTGCGTGTATAAGAGCCATTACGTCCTGCAACTGATCGCGGAAACCGAAAGCGCCGCCCGATTGGTAGGATGCGCTTCGCGCCCAGAGGCGGCACGAAATTGTCTGGTACAAAAGCCAGCCGTTGGCCAGCACGTTAAGGGCCTGATCGGGAGTTTCAACATTTACTGCGCCCAGGGTATGGGTCCAGTGCTGCCACACCGTTTCCAGGGCGTCGCTGGAGGCGGTTGTTCCCCTAAAGCGGCTTATCAGATTTCTTGCGTCTTCGGCGTCCCGCCCGAGGCCGAGCCTGAAAACGACCTCGACCCCAACCCTGCCTGAAAGGCGGGTGCGCTTCATGGCGGCGGGAGCGCCCAGCGTTCCGTTGCGTCCCAAAAATTCAGCCCTATCGCCGCTTACGGTGCGAGCCATATCGTCCACGTGAAAAAACGCGGTCAGATCGCGGAACTCGGTATTGTACGGGTTTCTCGCAAAGATCGCCCCGCTTGCCGGGTCAATTTCAGTGACTACGTGCATGGAAGATTTCGACCTAAGATCGCCAAGCACCCATTCCGCGTACCCGGTGGCGGAAATCCGGCGGGGCCGGTCCGACTCGTTGCGCACTTTGAGGACCGTGAACTTTATTGCTGCGTCCATGGCCACATAAACCCACATCTCGGAACGAATGCCGCGCTCGGTGTGCTCGAAAACGCTGTAGCCGAATCCGTGCCGGGTCACGTAAGGAGTTGCCCCCATAGAGGGCAAGGGAGCCGGCGACCAGAAGTGGCCGCGCTCTTCATCACGCAGGTAAAAGGCCTCTCCCCTCGAATCGCCCACAGAATCGTTGGACCAGGGAGTGAGCCGAAACTCGTGGGCGTTTTCGCCGAATGTGCAGGCAAGGCCGCTTTCGGAGATTACGGAACCGAACATGGGGTTGGCCAGCACGTTCACCCATGGAGCCGGGGTAAGCTGTCCCCTGGCTGTTGTGATGACATACTCCCGCCCGTCCTGGGTGAATCCGCCAAGCCCGTTGTAAAACATGAGGTCGGGGCGCGGCAGCGGGGCTACCGGTATCTGCTCAGCGCGGTGGGTTCGGGTGGGGGCGAGCAGGGGCGCGAGAGCTTCGGGCAGGCTGCGTCCGCCGATCTGGTCCGCCAGCGTCCCCCGGCTGTCTGATATTATGACCCGCGCCACCGACTGGATCAGGATTCGGTCTTCCTCCGATATCTGGTCCACGGGTTTTATGAAAATGCCTCCTGGGCGGTCGGTCACGCTGGTTTCGTTGCCTGCCGCAATAAGCCCCATGATCTGGTCGTGAAGCAGCTGCCTGTAACCGGCCTGATCCTCGTTCCAGATCATGAGGTCCACCGCAAGGCCCTTAAGACGCCAGTATGCGTGGGCCTGAACAAGCTGGCGGGCCAGATCGAGATTGGCCGGGTATTCGATTTTTAAGAGCACGATGGGCAAATCGCCGGAAATGGCGTAGCCCCAAAGGCCCGATTGCCCACGGCGGTTCTTTATTAGAATTCTCGGATCGGCCCGAAGTGACGCGTTGGCGTAGATTATCGAACCGGCAAGTCGTCCGTAAAGCTGGGCATCGGCTTCTGAGGCGTTTATCTGGCGAAGGAGCACCTGGCTGTGGGTCCATGTCAGATCAAAGACGCGGTCCGCAAGACGCCGGTCCTGGTATTTCTCCACCAGGCTCAAAGCCGCCTCACGGGTTTCACCCACGCCCGTGACCATATTTATGGTGGCCGATTCCTCAGGCTCTAAGGTTATCCGGTAGCGGATGGCCACAATGGGGTCCAGGACCGGGCCTTGGCTGCCCGAAAGCCCCCCCTGATAAAAGCCGGGCCCGCCGCTCATGGCCTTTGGATTGGCGACGGTGTTTCCCCGGCCAATAAACTGCGTCCGGTCTGTTTCGTATGATACATCCCCAACCTTCGACCCGTGCACGGCCATAAGGTGGAACATAAAAGGAGACTTTTCGTCTTGCGAGCGTGGCCTGCGGGAGCAGAGTATCGCATGTTGCCGGTTGATTATTTCCGTTTCCACGAACAAATTGCTGAACGCGGGATGCAGTTCATCTGCGGCGTGAGGGGCGAGAACCACTTCAGCGTAACTGGTGACATCTATTGTGCGTCGTGTGCGGGCGCGATTTATGATGCTGACGCGGCGCAGCTCCATGTCAACTTCGGGGGAAACGGCGATTTCGGTATGCGTGTCGTAATCGTGGCTGCGGTTTCTGAATTCGGCGCGGCCTTCCGAGAAAATCGCCTCGAAATTGTCCGATTGGCCCAACGTTGGCTGATACGCAGTTGACCAGTAATCTCCGGTTGTAACGTCACGGAGATAGCAGAACGATCCCCAGTTGTCGCAGGTGCGGTCTTCGCGCCAGCGGGTGACGTCCAAATCCTTGAACCGGCTGTAACCGCCCCCGGCATTGGTGACCATAACGTGGTACCGCCCGTTTGAGAGCAACTGCACTTCCGGGTTTAACGTATCGGGATTTTTGAAAATGCGGATGGGCGTCTCAGGAGACCTGGAAGCGGTATGGTGCTCGGCAAGCCTTGTGGTATGAGCGTAAAACGCGCTCGCCTTGGGGATTCGCTCCTGAAGCAGCAGCATTGCTGACCTGAATATGGGATTGGACTCGAACCTTTTCTGCATAGGGCGGTTCAAAAGAAGATGCGACAGGGACAAAAGGCTCATTCCCTGGTGATGGGCCATGAAGGAGCGGACCACGTCGCTGGTTTTTCCGCGCGGCAGGCGGGAGGGTGTGTAGTCTATGGCTTCAAAGAAGCCGTAACGGGTTTCATAGCCTTCGGCGGAGAGCCGTTCAAGGTTCATGCAGGCCTGGACGGGAGCAACCATAAGAGCCAGCGCCGAGGCGTAGGGAGCAATAACCAGGTCCTCGGCAAGCCCGCGTTTCAGCCCCAGGCCGGGTACTCCGAAAGCCCGGTACTGGTAGTTCTGATTGACGTCAATGGCGTTGTAGCCGCATTCCGAAACGCCCCAGGGCACATCGCGCTTTTTTCCGTAGGCTATCTGCCAGGCCACAGCCGCCTTGCAGGTCTGATCCAGCAAGGTGTGCTCAAAGGTGGGCATAACCAGAAGCGGCATGAGGTATTCGAACATGGAGCCGCTCCACGAAAGAAGAATCGGCTCTCCGGCGGCGGTTGTGAGCAGACGCCCCAGGGCGAACCAGCTTTCCTGGGGCAGCTGTCCCTGGGCAATGGCCACGAAACTGGCAAATCTCGCCTCCGATGCCAGAAGATCGTAAAAGCTGGCGTCACGCCTGTATTCGCCCGCGTTGTAGCCGATGGCCAGCAGATGGCGGGTTTCGTCATACAAAAAGCCGTATTCCATTTGGGCCAGTGTCTCGCATTGAAAGGCGAGCCCTTTGATGGCCTCGATCCTTGTTGCGGCGTTCCGGCAGGCTGTTGTTATGAAAAGTTCGAGTTTATCCAGCCATTCTTTTTCGCTGGGCGTGGCGGCCAGGCTCTGCCTGCCCGCGAGTTTGGGCGCAAGCCTTTCCATAAGGGTGGATAGCCCCCCCAGCGTGGGTATTTCATCAAGCTCTGAAAGGTCTTTCATGCCGTGCCTGGAAGACAGAAGCTCTATCCAGGGAGCCAGGTCGCTCAACTCGGAAAACGCGTCCCGGCATTGACCGGCAAAGGCGCGGGTCCACCACCTCAATTGGCTTTCCGGGTCGGCATCAAAAGTTTCCACTTCGGCTGAGGCCTTTTGGGCTGCCATATTCAGCCGGTTAAGGCAGAGCCATGCGGATTTCAGCGTTAAAGGCGGGTAAAGGATGGCTGCGTTAAGATCATGCGCAAGGCCTGCGAACATCGCCGGGGCGAAGGCTTTTATCGGGGTTTTCGCCTTGGCGTCCGATGCGGCGTCCATTATGATTTTTAAGGTGTCGAAAAGGCCCTCGAAGAATCGTTCCCCCAGGATGCTGTTATCGATAAGCGCCAGAAGGCCCGGCTTCAGCGTTAAAAGGTGGCCTGCCAGATTTCCGCTGTCCACCGATGAAATGTAGAGCGGCTGCATGGGCTTTAAGGTGCGCGTATCGTACCAGTTGTAGAAATGTCCCTGGTATCGTTCCAGGGATTCCATGGTTTTAAACGTCCTGCCTGTAAGTTCGAGCAGTTTTCCCGCCGAAATATATCCGAAATCGAAGGCGGACAAGTTGGCCAAGAGAGCCAGGCCGATATTGGTGGGCGATGTGCGGTGGGCAATGACGGCAATGGGATGCTCCTGATAATTGTCAGGGGGCAGCCAATTATCAGAAGGACCGGTGAAGGTCTCGAAGAATGCCCAGATTTTTCGGGACAGCTTGCGCAAAAAGAC
This window encodes:
- a CDS encoding cyclic beta 1-2 glucan synthetase, producing MEVGINTVREVISRVLAHPDGGGNFRKYDNDELPLRSELFSSYQMEQHGKILAGSHRVKPGRTRNRLLGRLAENEALLLEVLGLLTDDVKADRRITPAGEWLLDNFYLIEEQIRTARRHLPKRYSRELPHLLDGPSAGLPRVYDIALETISHGDGRVDPENLGSFTASYQSVTPLKLGELWAIPIMLRLALIENLRRVAARIAADRVGRNSAGQWADRMTEIAASDPKSLILMIADMARSTPPTSGSFVAELTRRLQGQGPSLALPLTWLEQQLSESGLSIEQSVRLEFQQQAADQVSIGNSIGSLRFLGAMDWREFVEKMSIVDLVLGEDPGDVYGKMDFATRDSYRHAVEKAAKASPLSEIDVARKAISLSHDGASRKGGGHREAHVGYYLVDEGLPRLERMADVHLSPVEILARLGRRIPFLLYGGGIVILTVMLAGGLTARAWADGLRAWPLGLIGILSLVCASHLASCLVNWLATLLASPRPLPRMDFSKGIPQVLRTLVVIPTMITGEQNIEDLIEALEVRFLGNRDSHLHFGLLTDFNDAKEQAMPQDDALLRLCQQKIENLNEKYRGAEGDTFFLFHRPRKWNPLERIWMGYERKRGKLADLNRLLRGEPGDRFSLLVGEKSVLPGVKYVISLDTDTELARDSAWRFVGAMAHPLNCACYDEARQRVVSGYGILQPRIAASLSGANRSRYARMCVSEVGIDPYTRAVSDVYQDLFHEGSYIGKGIYDVDAVEKACGDSFPENLLLSHDLLEGCYARSGLLSDVELYEAYPSTYSEDVARRHRWIRGDWQIARWLRSRVFGPDGRLRKNPVSKLSQWKIFDNLRRSLTAAAFTLLLLSGWLLSPSAWFWTLAVMGAILIPSLIASFLHILNKPFDVTLGQHLAAAVSSARRHLVIDLFTIVCLPYEAFFSLDAMIRSSWRMLFSHKKLLLWNPASGSGARSRTDLVFSLRAMWIGPAAAIAAVISIIRFHPAALAYALPILGLWFASPVIAWWISLPLARKKERLSEDQTVFLRKLSRKIWAFFETFTGPSDNWLPPDNYQEHPIAVIAHRTSPTNIGLALLANLSAFDFGYISAGKLLELTGRTFKTMESLERYQGHFYNWYDTRTLKPMQPLYISSVDSGNLAGHLLTLKPGLLALIDNSILGERFFEGLFDTLKIIMDAASDAKAKTPIKAFAPAMFAGLAHDLNAAILYPPLTLKSAWLCLNRLNMAAQKASAEVETFDADPESQLRWWTRAFAGQCRDAFSELSDLAPWIELLSSRHGMKDLSELDEIPTLGGLSTLMERLAPKLAGRQSLAATPSEKEWLDKLELFITTACRNAATRIEAIKGLAFQCETLAQMEYGFLYDETRHLLAIGYNAGEYRRDASFYDLLASEARFASFVAIAQGQLPQESWFALGRLLTTAAGEPILLSWSGSMFEYLMPLLVMPTFEHTLLDQTCKAAVAWQIAYGKKRDVPWGVSECGYNAIDVNQNYQYRAFGVPGLGLKRGLAEDLVIAPYASALALMVAPVQACMNLERLSAEGYETRYGFFEAIDYTPSRLPRGKTSDVVRSFMAHHQGMSLLSLSHLLLNRPMQKRFESNPIFRSAMLLLQERIPKASAFYAHTTRLAEHHTASRSPETPIRIFKNPDTLNPEVQLLSNGRYHVMVTNAGGGYSRFKDLDVTRWREDRTCDNWGSFCYLRDVTTGDYWSTAYQPTLGQSDNFEAIFSEGRAEFRNRSHDYDTHTEIAVSPEVDMELRRVSIINRARTRRTIDVTSYAEVVLAPHAADELHPAFSNLFVETEIINRQHAILCSRRPRSQDEKSPFMFHLMAVHGSKVGDVSYETDRTQFIGRGNTVANPKAMSGGPGFYQGGLSGSQGPVLDPIVAIRYRITLEPEESATINMVTGVGETREAALSLVEKYQDRRLADRVFDLTWTHSQVLLRQINASEADAQLYGRLAGSIIYANASLRADPRILIKNRRGQSGLWGYAISGDLPIVLLKIEYPANLDLARQLVQAHAYWRLKGLAVDLMIWNEDQAGYRQLLHDQIMGLIAAGNETSVTDRPGGIFIKPVDQISEEDRILIQSVARVIISDSRGTLADQIGGRSLPEALAPLLAPTRTHRAEQIPVAPLPRPDLMFYNGLGGFTQDGREYVITTARGQLTPAPWVNVLANPMFGSVISESGLACTFGENAHEFRLTPWSNDSVGDSRGEAFYLRDEERGHFWSPAPLPSMGATPYVTRHGFGYSVFEHTERGIRSEMWVYVAMDAAIKFTVLKVRNESDRPRRISATGYAEWVLGDLRSKSSMHVVTEIDPASGAIFARNPYNTEFRDLTAFFHVDDMARTVSGDRAEFLGRNGTLGAPAAMKRTRLSGRVGVEVVFRLGLGRDAEDARNLISRFRGTTASSDALETVWQHWTHTLGAVNVETPDQALNVLANGWLLYQTISCRLWARSASYQSGGAFGFRDQLQDVMALIHARPHLVREHLLLCASRQFTEGDVEHWWHPPTGRGVRTHCSDDYLWLPLAVCRYVRATGDTGVLEKSVHFIQGRLLNADEDSYYDLPGHSEESASLYEHCVRAIVYGLKFGLHGLPLIGSGDWNDGMNLVGEHGKGESVWLGFFLHHVLGEFSGIADMRADHAFAGRCASEAELLKRNIAANGWDGEWYRRAYFDDGSPLGSKLNLECRIDSIAQSWSVLSGAGDILRSRMAMEAVDKRLVRREHGLVQLLDPPFDKSALNPGYIKGYVPGVRENGGQYTHAAIWAAMAFARLKDNKRAWEIFGMINPVNHAKTAEETATYKVEPYVAAADVYAVPPHTGCGGWSWYTGSAAWMYRLILESLLGLKLEVDKLSFTPCLPADWEGFKVHYRYRETVYHIEVFQTPPGNGEMSVSLDGVMQLELTIPLVDDHREHRAEVRVPSAIAGNG